Part of the Polyangiaceae bacterium genome, CCCATGGGAAACCGGGCGCTCTTGGTCTGGTACCCGTTCCCGGTCTGCAAGAACGAGCCCTGCGCGGCGCTGCGCTTCCATCGCTTGGACGACAGCACCCAATCCTCCACGGCTCCCATCCACGTCGAGCCCCTGCTCGGCGCCCCGCTCGGCAGCCTCTCGCTCGCGAGCTCCCCGGATGCGAAGAGCGCGATCGCCGCCTGGCACGATCTGAAGGGCATGCCGAGCCAGCTCTTCGCCGCCCGCTTCGACTGCGCGAACTGAACGAAGGCTCGCGCTGGCGCGAGCGCTCACTTGCCCATCTTGTCGCGCAGTCGATGGGCTCGCGCGCGGGTCTTGAACATGCGCTTCTGGGCCGCTCGCGCTCGTGGGTCGAGCTTCTGGCGTGCGTGTTCGATCTCGCGCTCTAGCTTCTGGCGGCTCCAGAGCCGGCGCTCGTCGAGCTCCCCGCGCGCTATCGCGGTGATCACGGCGCACCCCGGCTCGCCGGCGTGGCGGCAGTCGCGAAAGCGGCACTCGCTGCCGAGCGTGGCGATCTCGTCGAAGCCCGCGTCGACGTCGCCGTCTTCTCCGGAGAGTCCCAGCTCGCGCATCCCGGGCGTGTCGATCAGCAACCCTCCGCCCGTCAGCACGAAGAGCTCGCGGTGGGTGGTAGTGTGGCGGCCTCGCTCGTCGTCGCTGCGCACCGCGCCCACCCGCTCGACCTCGCGGCCCAGCAGGCGGTTGGTGAGCGCGGACTTGCCGACGCCGGACGGCCCCACGAGGGCCAGCGTCTCGCTCGGCCCGATGGCAGCCCGGAGCCGCTCGATGCCGGCGCCGGTGAACGCGCTGGTCGCGATCACCTCCGCGCCCCGGGCTACCGCGCGGACGTGGGCGATGGTCTGCTCCGGGTCGGCCGCGAGGTCCAGCTTGTTGATCACGAACACCGGGCGCGCGCCGCTCTGCCGCACGGCGGTCGCGTAGCGCTCGAGCCGAGCCGGGTTCACTCCCCGCAGTCGTACGCGGTCGTCGTCGCTTCCGGACTCGGCGCACACGACGAACGCCGCGTCGATGTTGGCGGCGATCACCTGGAGCCCGTGGGGATCGCCGGGGTCGCGCCTCACGAACGAGGTCTTTCGTTCGAGCACGCGCGCGATCACGGCTACTCCGCTGCCCGAGAGGGGCCCGAGCTCCACCCAGTCGCCCACGCGGGGCAATTCAGCGGTGGAACCGACAGCGTGCCGCAGGCGTCCGGAGAGCACGCCCTCCCGCGTTCCGGTCGAAGAGAGCAGCAGGTAGCGACCGCGGTGCTCGACCGCGACGCGCGCGGCGCGGTCCCAAGCGTCGGGGTCGGAGAACTGAGATGCGAAGTGGTCGTCGAAGCCGAGCGCGCTGAGCGCCGGCGTTTCCAGGTCGTGATACATCGATGAAGTCCCCGAGCAGAGGCAGAGCGCGAGCAGGCGCGCCCCGCGAGACACGGGCAAAAGGCGTGTGCGCCGCCGGGCGGGCGGCGCGGGCTCTCTAGTGGTCGGATCGCGACGGGCTCAGCGCGTCGCGACGGCGGAGCACACACGATCGGCGAAAGAGATGTTCCAGGTCATCGGCGTGCTCCTCTCTGCCGCGGCCACCCGCGACGGACGACACCATAGCGGCTCCTCGCAGCCGGTCAAGCCGCTACCTGGAGGACGCACTCTCGATCGGTTCTCCCCGGGTCCAGCGCGAGCTCGAGGATCGTCGCGAGGTCGCCGCTGGGCACCGTGTGGCTGAGCAGGGCACTGGCCTGCTCGAGCTTGTCGCGGAACGCAGCGCGGGCGGTGAAATCCACGCGAACGCTCTCCGGCGAGAGCGGCTCGACGCGACCGAGAGGCGGCGGAGCCGGGTTACCTGCGCCGGGCCATGTGGACAACTCCCACTGCGCAGGCTCGAGCGTGACGGGGGTGATGGTCGGCGGCACGTCCGGTCGCGGGAACCAGCGGGCGAGCAGCTCCTCGAGCTGTCGCTTGGACTTCCCGCGCGCCTCGGCGAGGAGCTGCTCGGCGTTGTCCTCCGTCAGGTGGCCGGAGAGCGAGAACAGCCCCGTCAGGTGGAGCTCGCCGCTCGCGAGCTCATCGAGCACCCAGGTGGAAGGGAAGCTCGCCTGCCCGCTCCGTGTGAAAACGACGCCGCTGGGCGAAGCGGTACGCTCCCGCGCCGTGTGGTCCTCGGCTCCGAACATCGCTCATTTGGACGAGCGCTTGAATCGTCCGTGCCGTCGTGGGACCAAGGTCTGCGGAGAACCTGCTCGGCATGGGCTACGACCGCTCGTATTGGGAACAGCTCTGGGCGAAGACACTGCGGGAGCACCCGGACAAGGTCGCGCAGCGTCCGCCGAATGCGTATCTGGTCGCCGAGCTGACGGGACTTCGTCCGGGGCGTGCGCTCGACGCTGGTTGCGGCCACGGCGCGGAGACGCTCTGGCTCGCCGCGCACGGTTGGGAGGTCACGGCAGTCGACTTCTCGGCGAGTGCGCTCGCGCACGCTCGCTCGACCGCCGAGGCGTTGGGCCCGGACATCGCCAAGCGCATCGCCTGGCGTGAGGGCGACCTGGCGGTGTGGGCGCCGCCGCCCAGCCACTTCGACCTGGTGATGTGCCTCTACGTTCATGTCGCGGGGTCGGTCGGAGAAATGGTGCAGCGCCTGGCGAGCGGAGTCGCACCCGGCGGAACGTTGTTCGTCGTCGGCCACCGTCCAATCGATCCCGCGACCGGAGAGCCGACGGCCGCGGCGGGTCAGGTGCAAGTCTCCGTCGAGAGCGCTCTCGCCGTGCTCGATCAGAGGGAGTGGGTGCTCGAGGTGGCGGCGGAGCGCGCGCGCGCCGTCACGGGGACGGGCGTCGATGCCGTGATCCGCGCGAGGCGCGCGACCACCGGCGGCAGCGCCCCGCGGGTCTAGACCCGCTTCTCCAGGTCTTGAGAAGCGGGCCTGAAACCCTCCTTCGCCACTCAACGTGGTGCGGCGCCGCGCCCGAACAGCTCGTGGCGCGCGACGTCCGAGATCGCGACGACGGCGGGGTTCTTGAGCCGACGTTCGCCCGAGACGGCGTAGAAGCGCTCCTTCACCTCGGGGGCTCGACCGACGACGGATACGGCGTACTGGCGGCAGATCTCCCGTTCGACGACGGTAGGCGCCGCGAACAGGCCGACCCCGTCCGCGCCGAAGACCTTCAGCAGCGCGCTGTCCTCGAACTCGGCTACCACGCGAGGCTCGACGCCACAGCGAGCGAACCACTGATTGAGCATCCGTCGTAGCGTCGAGGTCTCGAGCGGCAACACCATGGGGGCTCCGTCGAGGGACTTGGGAAACCCTCGCTTGAACGTGTTGGCCAGTGCCCGCCGCGATGACGACGACGATGACTACCACCGGCGTGACCCTCGCAGGAAGAAGCGCTGGTTCGAATCGCTGGGGGACTCCCTGACCGCTCGCTGGACTTCCCGCGAGCCCGGCTTCGTCTCGCGGCGCTTGCGCCGAGGCACGACGCTGCTCACGCGCGAACCCCGAATGCACGCCGCTTGCCGGCGCCTCAGAAACAGGTGCCGATGAGCGTGCAACGCTGATTGCCCGGACAAGGGGTCCCACCGCAGACGCAGATGCCGAGGTAGCAGGTCCCGCCATTCAGACAGCTGGCGTCGCCGCTGCATGCGCAGAGGTGCGGGCCGGTGGGTGGCTTCGCGCAATCGAACGCTGGCGCGCACTTGTTCGTGCAGGTGGTGCACGTCGAGGGAGTGGTCAGGTCGGCCTCGCAGCCGTTGCCGACGAGCCCGTCGCAGTCAGCTCGCAGCGACGGGCAGGCCGTGATCTTGCACGCGCCAGCCACACACGCCGCTGTCCCGGTCGGGGCACTGCACACATCCGTGCAACTCGAGCAGTGCACGCTGGTGCCGAGGGGTGTCTCGCAGCCGTTCTGCGCGCTCTTGTCGCAGTCTGCGAAACCCCCGTTGCATTGGCCGACTGCACACTGGCCAGCGACGCACGCTGCCTTCCCGTTCTGGACCGAGCAAGCCGCGCAGTCAGCGGCGTCGCAGCCGTTCGCTGCGCTCTTGGACACGCACGAGCCGCCGCAGAGTTTCTCGCCCGCACCGCAACTCGCGCCACTGCCGCCGCTACCGCCGCCGCCGCCGCCACCGCCGCCACCGCCGGTTCCCCCGCCACCGCCGCCACCGCCGGTTCCCCCGCCACCGCCGCCACCGCCGGTTCCCCCGCCACCGCTGCCAGCGCTCGGGAAGCCCCCGCTGCCGATCAGCCCTCCCTGCCCCCCGCCGTCAGCGCCCCCGCTCGCAACGGCAGCGTCGGAGGGTTTGCCGAGCGTCTCGTCCAGATCGTTCAGCGAGCACGCAGTCGAGGACAGCGCCAGCGCTAGTGCTCCGACGCGAGCCCGGTCCGCCGCCATGCTCGGAGTATATCCGCGTCCCCGGTCGCGGTCCGCATGACTGCAAAACCCGGCGCAGTTGAGCTGCGTTCACACTAGTCGAGAGCGCCCACCAAGGCGCCGCTCGGACGAGCTACTTCGATCTCGCCAGCTGGCGAGCGTCATGCGCTCCGGACCCTGCTCTGCTAGAACTAGGGTTGCCATGCGGGTCATTTCCTGGTTGCGCGCGCTCTCGGGGACCTCGTTGCTCGTCGTCGTCGCAGCGTGTGCGAGCACCGGCGGCGTGGGCGACCCGGGCGGAGGCGGAGCGGCAGGAGCGGGCGCCACCAGCGGTGCGGGCGGCTCGGGCGCTGCGGGCGGCGGCACCGGGGGCGCGGGTGGCACGGTGTCGAGCGGGGGTCTGGGCGGAGCGGCGGGAGATCAGAGCGGCGGCACGGGTGGCGGCGGAGTGTGCAACGACGGGCAACAGCAGCCGTGCTACGCGGGCCCCCCGGGAACGGAGGGAGTGGGCATCTGCAAGGCCGGCGTGCAGGACTGCGCCGGCGGCAAGTGGGGCTCCTGCCAGGGGCAAGTCGTGGCCGCAACGGCAGAGGCGTGCAACGGGCTCGACGACGACTGCAACGGGCTCGCCGACGAAGGCTTCGGGCAGACGACCTGTGGCAAGGGTGCGTGCTCGGTCACCACGGCCAACTGCGTGAATGGCGTCCCGGTCGCGTGCACGCCCAAGACGGCGAGCCCGACGGAGAAGTGCGACGGCGTGGACGACGACTGCGATGGCACCATCGACGAGGGGTGCGTGTGCACGACCGGCCAGACCCAGCCCTGCTACAGCGGTCCGGCGGGGACGCAGGGCGTCGGCGCGTGCAAGGCCGGCACCCAGGCCTGCAGTGGTGGACAGTGGGCCGCTTGCACCGGAGCAGTGCTGCCCAAGGCCGAGACGTGCAACTCCGTGGACGACGACTGCGACGGCAGCGTGGACGACGGGAACCCGGGCGGCGGCGCTGCGTGCAACACCGGCAAGCAGGGCATCTGCGCGTCGGGGACGCTGACTTGCACGACCGGAGCGGTGACCTGCAAGCAAACCAACCAGCCGGCGCCCAGCGAGATCTGCAGCAACTCGCTGGACGACGACTGCGACGGCCAGACCAACGAGGGCTGCAGCACCGTCGCGCAGCTCATCCACTACGAGCTCGAGCAGAGCTCTGGCACGAATGTGCCGAACCTGGCACCCGGCCAGCCCGCCGGCAGCATCGTGGGTACCATGACCTGGACCACCGGGGGCGGCGCCCCGGGCTCGAGCTTCCACTTGCTCAACCCGTCGGGCAGCGTGAACCACGTCACGCACGGCATCACCACCACGCTCACGACCGCCACCATCGAGTTCTTCTGGAAGTTCGTCTCCGGCACCGGCACCTCGTACATGTGGTACGACGGCGGCACGAGCTTCCGCGCGTTCACCAACGGTGTGGCCAACGCCGGCGTGATGGTGCGCTCCGTGCCCGGCGGCGCCGACGTGACCTACACCGGCAACCTGCAGAACGGCCAGTGGCATCACATTGCCTTCGTGCTCGACGCGGCGGGCGGTCAGGGCCGCCTCTACGTCAACGGCACGCTCGCAGGCAGCTCGGCGTACTCCGGCTCCGTGGCGATGGGCTCGACCTTCACGGTCCTCGGCCGCGCCACCACGGCGAACTCGGCGAGCGTCGGCTTCGACCGCTACCGTGTCTGGCAGAGCGCGCTCACGCCGGCCCAGATCGCCAGCATCATCGCCGGAACCTTGTGACGACGGCCGGGATGCAGAAGCTACGGTTTGGGGACGCCGAGCAGCTTCGTGGTCGCGGTCATCGGGTCGACGAACATCACCCACACGGTGGTCGCGTTGATCGGCGCGTGCAGGGGATGATCGGCAGCGGATGGGCAGCCGCCCGCGCCTCACTCTGCGACGACTGCGGGGGTCGCCTCGGCCACTTGGGCTGCAGCGGACGTGGGGATGGGTCAGCGCAAGCGCAGTACCGCCGTGCCCACGGTCGGCTGCTCCTTCGGCGTGCCGACGAACGCGCCCTCGATGGCGGCGGCAATGCAGCGGGCAGCGGCCGGAGCCACGGAGCGGCGCTTGGAAACGGACACGTCGCGCGCCCGGCCGGAGCGCGATACGTGGAACTGGATTCGCACCTCCGCCGATGCTCGTTTCAGCCCGCCGTTGTCGGCGACGCAGCGCGCGTACACGATGGCGTTCTTGGAGAGCCGCGGTGTGGCGCCACCTGTCTTGCCCTTCTGGAAAGTAGTCCGGAGCTCCACCCAAGGCAGGCGCTTCTTCGGCGGCTCGTCCGCGGCCGTCGGCTCGTCCGCGGCCGTCGGCTCGTCCTTCTGCGACTCCTCGGAGAGGTCACGCGCCTCGGCTTTGGTGAGGCAGCGGACACGGTGCCCGGCGGCATCGGTCAAGCCTCCCCAGCGACAGTGACCGCGCGCGGTCTTGCCTTTCGCCACGGCGGTCGCGCATACCGCAAACACGGCCGTCAGCGTCACCCAAGCGAGCGTCGAACGCGACATTCGAGAAACCTTTGTCCACCCAGCCCCGCGTGCCGGCGGGCACCCGAGGACGCCCATAGCACCGACGCGGGCGGTGTGCGACCGGTGGAGCCGAGCTCGGGCCGAAGGTCACGGAGCCCCAGCCCCAGACGGTGGCGGTGCTGCCTGCCCCAACCCGCGCGTCCTCGGGCGCGGTGCGGCCCTGAACCGGCACTGCCCGGCGCTGTCTCCGGCCGCGCGACCTTCCCCAAAGCCGTGCTCGCGAACGGCGCCCCGCGGAACGCGCGAAAGCGCAGTCCTCGGCACTCGCGCCGTCCGCTGCGCGCGGCAGGGGAAGGTGGCGCGACGGAATCCGTCGCCAGCCGCGCACGGATGGAAGGCGTGATAGCGCTGCCGAGTGACTGAAACCCCTACCGCCCGAGACTCGTCATGCTCGCCGAGCAGCTCGAGCTGGTCGCCGCGAGCGGGCGGGGGCTCATGCGCGGGCAGTCGGGCGGGGGCTTGGGCACGACGAGCTGCCGTCGCGAGGAGTGGCTCGACAGAACGCCGAATTGGCGAAAAGTGCCAGCGTGGTGGGGGGACCGCGGCGACCAGACGCGGGATGAGGGCACGCCCACTTGCTCGAGCGCGCTCGAGGCCATCTTGGGGGCGACGCCCGTCGCCTTCACGGCCTGCTCGAACCCTGACGCCTGCTCACTGACCAAACGCATGGGTAACGCCGACCGCGCCTGCGGCAACGGCGAAGCCGACGGCGAGGACCAGGTTCCACCGCGTCCGCGCGTCGACCTCGGACTCGGACAACTGGTACAGCGTCGAGCCCTTGCCGAAGACGGGGACCATTTGGGTGTTGCGGTAGCCGCCACCTTCCGAGGCTCGAGTCCAGGTCGGCGTGCCGATCACGTACGCGAGCTCGTCGGCGTCAATGACCTCCAGCATCGGGTGCGTCGACTCGTCGAGTCCGAGCTCGGTGCGCCACGCCGCGACGTGCTCTTGGCTCGGCACCGCGAACCGAACGTCCTGAAGCTCGACGGAGGCAAGCTGGACCAGCACGAGCCCCGCCGGCGTGGTGAGCTCGACGTTCTCGGGTTGGCTCAGCTTCTCGGGGTTGCCCAACAGCCGAAAGCCGCCAGCACGGGACAGGTCGACGTTCGGCAGCGACGATTGCACGCGCGCCGGCAAGACGGTTCCACCGATCTCGACCAGAGCATCGCTCTGGACGTTCGGATCGAGCGCCGTGGCGCGGCGGAGGCGCAGCAGGCGCTGGTAGCTGCGGTGTCCGCTCACCCAGACCCCGACCAGAGTCAGACCCGTCAAGATCACGCTGGCGCCGCCCGGCACGATCCAGGAAAGGAGGTAGAGCGGAACGCTGACGCCCGCGCTCCAGCCGAGCCTGTCCCAGAACGAGCTTCCGACGGCCCAGAGCAAAGCGGCGATGCCGCCGCACACGACGATGTCGCGCCAGAAGCGCGGGATCCACACCGCGGGCAGCAGCGTCACGACGAGCAGCAGGACGAAGAAGGCAATGTCGTCTCGACGCAGGCGCGCCCCGATCACGCCGAAGGCGAATGCGCACGCGATCACCACCAAGGAGAGGACGACGGGTGTGCTCACCACGTCCGGAGGCTACAGCACTCTCGAGTACGCCGCCTGCGGCCGCTGCAAGTGCTTCTGCTACCGGGAACGCCGGGCGCCTACTTCAGCAGCGGTAACTTCTCGCGCAGGCGAGTGGCGAGCGCGTCGAAATCGAACTTCTCCGGTCGATGCCCCTCGGGGAGAATGGCGATGTCCATCACCGCGGACGTAGCCAAGTCGAGCTGGCGTTGTTGAAGATCGAGGCGCCGCCCGAGGATCTGGAGCTGTTTCAGCTCCTGGGCGTTGGCGACGCCGTCGAGCTTCGCCAGCCATGCCGCGATGGCATACGTGAGCGCCCGCTCCCAGTCGCCCAGCGCGCCCAAGTCCACGGTGTCGAGATCCACGCCTTCCTTCGCCGCAGCGGCGATCGAAATGCGATCGGCCTCGGACACGCCGCAGGCCTGAGCGGCGCGCAGGAGCCCATCGATCTCGTTCTTTCTCATCCAGCCGTCGGCCCAGCCGACGGTGGCGATGGACAGAAAGGCTTCACGCGGCAGGCCAAGCGACATGCTCGGGACCCTAGCAGAGCTGGCGCTCCTCGCGAAGTCGCGACAGGCTCGCGATGCACCCGCCCGCGCCCCCCCTAGCTTCGGGTGTGGATGCAGCGGCAGCTTCGGCGAGCGGTGGCGGAGGCCCCCGAGCACACGCGGCCCGAGTGTCTTGCCAGAGTCTACGCGCGCCCTCCCAGCGCGACCGTGACCGTGCCGTCCACGCGCCCGATCGCGCCAGAGTCAGAGCGAGGTCTTGTCGTCTTGAACGTCCGTGTGGCGACGACGCAACCGTCCGGCTTTCCGGCGGCTGAGAACGCTGGATCCCCGACGATGAAGGCGGCCTTGTTCGGAACGTCGCTGCCGATCTTGAGCGCGCCGCTCGTGACCGTGAACGCACCTTCCGAGCTCAAGATCGCGAGGTTGGGGAAGATGAGATGGGTGCCGCGCTCGGGTCCCGAAGTCGTCGACGGGTTCGGCGGCATCGCCAAGTATCCGCAATCCACCGGGCAGGACTCCTGGGTCA contains:
- the rsgA gene encoding ribosome small subunit-dependent GTPase A, which translates into the protein MYHDLETPALSALGFDDHFASQFSDPDAWDRAARVAVEHRGRYLLLSSTGTREGVLSGRLRHAVGSTAELPRVGDWVELGPLSGSGVAVIARVLERKTSFVRRDPGDPHGLQVIAANIDAAFVVCAESGSDDDRVRLRGVNPARLERYATAVRQSGARPVFVINKLDLAADPEQTIAHVRAVARGAEVIATSAFTGAGIERLRAAIGPSETLALVGPSGVGKSALTNRLLGREVERVGAVRSDDERGRHTTTHRELFVLTGGGLLIDTPGMRELGLSGEDGDVDAGFDEIATLGSECRFRDCRHAGEPGCAVITAIARGELDERRLWSRQKLEREIEHARQKLDPRARAAQKRMFKTRARAHRLRDKMGK
- a CDS encoding methyltransferase domain-containing protein, coding for MGYDRSYWEQLWAKTLREHPDKVAQRPPNAYLVAELTGLRPGRALDAGCGHGAETLWLAAHGWEVTAVDFSASALAHARSTAEALGPDIAKRIAWREGDLAVWAPPPSHFDLVMCLYVHVAGSVGEMVQRLASGVAPGGTLFVVGHRPIDPATGEPTAAAGQVQVSVESALAVLDQREWVLEVAAERARAVTGTGVDAVIRARRATTGGSAPRV
- a CDS encoding LamG domain-containing protein, which codes for MRVISWLRALSGTSLLVVVAACASTGGVGDPGGGGAAGAGATSGAGGSGAAGGGTGGAGGTVSSGGLGGAAGDQSGGTGGGGVCNDGQQQPCYAGPPGTEGVGICKAGVQDCAGGKWGSCQGQVVAATAEACNGLDDDCNGLADEGFGQTTCGKGACSVTTANCVNGVPVACTPKTASPTEKCDGVDDDCDGTIDEGCVCTTGQTQPCYSGPAGTQGVGACKAGTQACSGGQWAACTGAVLPKAETCNSVDDDCDGSVDDGNPGGGAACNTGKQGICASGTLTCTTGAVTCKQTNQPAPSEICSNSLDDDCDGQTNEGCSTVAQLIHYELEQSSGTNVPNLAPGQPAGSIVGTMTWTTGGGAPGSSFHLLNPSGSVNHVTHGITTTLTTATIEFFWKFVSGTGTSYMWYDGGTSFRAFTNGVANAGVMVRSVPGGADVTYTGNLQNGQWHHIAFVLDAAGGQGRLYVNGTLAGSSAYSGSVAMGSTFTVLGRATTANSASVGFDRYRVWQSALTPAQIASIIAGTL